The Candidatus Koribacter versatilis Ellin345 genome has a segment encoding these proteins:
- a CDS encoding alkaline phosphatase family protein → MKRLALLLLVLSQLSFASAYDAHPKLVVVIVIDQFRGDYLQRYHNEFGEGGFRLFTDHGAYFSDCYYDYATLVTGPGHATIGTGSYTIGHGIMANEWFDPQINERVTSVSDEATHIVGVEGGQGSSPHNLLTDTFGDELRMATQGRSRVFGISMKDRAAILPTGHSANAAYWLDGKSGAWITSDYYMKALPPWVEAVNHSDEAKKFLNRDWKDAAGKVMGNTNPRNDEDGQPEDYFEIVGSTPFANDLELDFARSLITNEKLGTRATTDLLVISLSENDILGHAVGPDSPILHASIVELDRQLAGFFQFLDKQFGMNNVWLALSADHGVAPVPREVQTLHMPASEMDTKQFTEKLNEEIAKTTGKPGKYLRSAGLPMISLDPASWSDTKEADAEQIVGEAAVRTGALAYFTKSDLAKGRVPETPMGHKFANTYSPYGGWWVMVQPRPFTIPKEDGTTHFSPYSYDAHVPLAFYGVPFAPGVYRGHSEPIDLAVTLSSLLGTNKPAAATGRVLTEALKPPPNPPAGEKHLVK, encoded by the coding sequence ATGAAACGCCTGGCGCTTCTGCTCCTCGTCCTCTCCCAGCTTTCTTTCGCCTCCGCCTACGACGCCCATCCCAAGCTCGTAGTCGTCATCGTCATCGACCAGTTCCGCGGCGACTACCTCCAGCGCTATCACAACGAGTTCGGCGAAGGAGGTTTCCGTCTCTTCACCGACCACGGCGCCTACTTTTCCGACTGCTATTACGACTACGCCACCCTTGTCACCGGCCCCGGCCACGCGACGATCGGCACCGGCTCCTACACCATCGGCCACGGCATCATGGCCAATGAGTGGTTCGACCCGCAGATCAACGAGCGCGTCACCAGCGTCTCCGACGAAGCCACACATATCGTCGGCGTTGAAGGCGGCCAAGGCTCCTCGCCCCACAACCTCCTCACCGACACCTTTGGCGACGAACTCCGCATGGCCACCCAGGGCCGCTCTCGCGTCTTCGGCATCTCGATGAAAGATCGCGCCGCGATCCTCCCCACCGGCCACAGCGCCAACGCCGCCTACTGGCTCGACGGCAAATCCGGCGCGTGGATCACCTCCGACTACTACATGAAGGCGCTCCCCCCATGGGTTGAAGCCGTCAATCACTCCGATGAAGCCAAAAAGTTCCTCAACCGCGACTGGAAAGACGCCGCCGGCAAAGTGATGGGTAACACCAACCCGCGTAACGACGAGGACGGCCAGCCCGAAGACTATTTTGAAATCGTCGGAAGCACGCCCTTCGCCAATGACCTAGAACTCGACTTCGCGCGCTCACTCATCACCAACGAAAAACTCGGCACCCGCGCAACCACCGATCTGCTCGTCATCAGCCTCTCCGAAAACGACATCCTCGGCCACGCCGTAGGCCCCGACTCACCGATCCTCCACGCCTCCATCGTTGAACTCGATCGCCAACTCGCCGGCTTCTTCCAGTTTCTCGATAAGCAATTCGGCATGAATAACGTCTGGCTCGCCCTCTCCGCCGATCACGGCGTCGCCCCCGTCCCGCGCGAAGTCCAGACTCTCCACATGCCCGCCAGTGAAATGGACACCAAGCAGTTCACCGAAAAGCTCAATGAGGAAATCGCTAAGACCACCGGCAAGCCCGGCAAATATCTCCGTTCTGCCGGCCTCCCAATGATCTCGCTCGATCCAGCCTCCTGGAGCGACACCAAGGAAGCCGACGCCGAACAAATTGTCGGCGAAGCCGCTGTCCGCACCGGTGCACTCGCCTACTTCACCAAGTCCGACCTCGCCAAAGGCCGCGTCCCCGAGACACCCATGGGCCACAAGTTCGCCAACACCTATTCGCCCTACGGCGGCTGGTGGGTCATGGTCCAACCGCGCCCCTTCACCATCCCCAAAGAAGACGGCACCACCCACTTCTCCCCCTACAGCTACGACGCCCACGTACCGCTCGCCTTCTACGGCGTACCGTTTGCGCCCGGCGTCTATCGCGGCCACAGCGAACCAATCGACCTAGCCGTCACTCTCTCCTCTTTGCTCGGCACCAACAAACCCGCCGCCGCAACCGGACGCGTACTGACCGAAGCCCTCAAGCCCCCACCGAATCCGCCCGCAGGAGAAAAGCATCTCGTAAAATAA
- the serS gene encoding serine--tRNA ligase, with the protein MLDLGFVRDNLALVEEKLRQRGMNPDEVLKGFPEIDARRRAAITEAETLKAQRNKASEQIAQLKKNKQDATALIEETKQAREKIAEFEKNAEAAEGAMCEILVSIPNLPHESVPVGRSEHDNQEVRQWGTKPTFDFTPKPHWELGEELGVLDMERAAKITGARFAVYWDLGAKLERALMNFMLDLHTKEHGYTEVLPPFLVNADSMYGTGQLPKFEADLFKVPHGERNLYLIPTAEVPVTNLYRDETLDAAQLPTSLTAYTPCFRSEAGSYGKDVRGIIRQHQFQKVELVKFTKPEESYAEHEKLTRNAEEVLQRLGLHYRTMVLCTGDMGFSSAKTYDIEVWLPGQNLYREISSCSNFESFQARRANIRYRPEGKNKTDLVHTINGSGLAIGRTWVAIIENYQQADGTVVIPEVLRPYIGAERITPRKL; encoded by the coding sequence ATGCTTGACCTCGGATTCGTACGTGACAATTTGGCCCTGGTGGAAGAAAAGCTGCGGCAACGCGGCATGAATCCTGATGAAGTGCTGAAGGGCTTTCCGGAGATTGATGCGCGTCGGCGCGCGGCAATTACGGAGGCGGAGACGCTGAAGGCGCAGCGGAACAAGGCGTCGGAACAGATTGCGCAGTTGAAGAAGAACAAGCAGGATGCCACGGCGCTGATCGAGGAGACGAAGCAGGCGCGCGAGAAAATCGCGGAGTTCGAGAAGAATGCCGAGGCCGCTGAGGGGGCGATGTGCGAGATCCTGGTGAGTATTCCGAACCTGCCGCACGAGAGCGTGCCGGTGGGGAGGAGCGAACACGACAATCAGGAAGTGCGTCAGTGGGGAACCAAGCCGACGTTCGACTTCACGCCGAAGCCGCATTGGGAATTGGGCGAGGAGCTCGGTGTGCTCGACATGGAGCGCGCGGCCAAGATCACCGGGGCGCGGTTTGCGGTTTACTGGGACCTAGGCGCGAAGCTCGAGCGGGCGCTAATGAACTTCATGCTCGATCTGCATACGAAAGAGCATGGCTATACCGAGGTGCTGCCGCCGTTCCTGGTGAATGCGGATTCGATGTATGGCACCGGGCAGCTGCCGAAATTCGAGGCGGATTTGTTCAAGGTGCCGCACGGGGAGCGGAATCTTTACCTGATTCCTACGGCGGAAGTGCCGGTTACGAATTTGTATCGCGATGAGACGCTTGACGCGGCACAGTTGCCGACTTCCTTAACTGCGTACACGCCGTGCTTCCGAAGCGAAGCGGGATCGTATGGGAAAGATGTGCGCGGGATTATCCGGCAGCACCAGTTCCAGAAGGTGGAGCTGGTGAAGTTCACGAAGCCGGAGGAATCGTATGCGGAGCATGAGAAGCTGACGCGCAATGCAGAGGAAGTACTGCAACGGCTGGGGCTGCATTATCGGACGATGGTGCTTTGTACGGGGGACATGGGGTTCTCTTCGGCCAAGACCTACGATATTGAAGTGTGGCTGCCGGGACAGAATCTGTATCGTGAGATTTCCTCGTGCTCGAACTTTGAGTCGTTCCAGGCGCGGCGGGCGAATATTCGCTATCGGCCGGAGGGGAAGAACAAGACCGACCTCGTGCACACGATTAACGGCAGTGGGTTGGCGATTGGGCGGACTTGGGTGGCGATCATCGAGAACTACCAGCAGGCAGATGGGACGGTGGTGATTCCGGAAGTCTTGCGGCCGTATATCGGTGCGGAGCGGATCACTCCCCGAAAGCTGTAA
- a CDS encoding LolA family protein, protein MKTKSLMACALWMVMLSGAAMAQQANGLEGVLASMDKASANFKAIECSFNWDQFTKVVNDTDTQAGHMFFRRSGESIEMAAHIEKPDTKIVVFSNGIVRIYQPKIDTEQRIDAGKNRAEFESFLVLGFGGRGHDLSKSFDVQFGGNETVQGVTTAKLVLTPKEAKVKNMFNSIILWIDPARGISIQQQFMQPSGDYRLAKYTDIKVNQKLPDDAFKINTTRKTKVVTPNG, encoded by the coding sequence GTGAAGACGAAATCGCTGATGGCTTGCGCGCTGTGGATGGTGATGCTGAGCGGTGCGGCGATGGCGCAGCAGGCGAACGGGCTTGAGGGTGTGCTCGCCAGCATGGATAAGGCCTCCGCGAACTTTAAAGCGATTGAGTGCTCCTTCAACTGGGACCAGTTCACTAAGGTCGTGAACGACACCGACACGCAGGCGGGGCACATGTTCTTCCGGCGCTCGGGCGAGAGCATCGAGATGGCGGCGCACATCGAGAAGCCGGATACGAAGATCGTGGTTTTCAGCAATGGCATCGTGCGTATCTACCAGCCGAAGATTGATACCGAGCAGAGGATTGATGCGGGGAAGAACCGCGCCGAGTTTGAAAGCTTCCTGGTGCTGGGCTTTGGCGGGAGGGGACACGACCTTAGCAAGAGCTTTGACGTGCAGTTTGGCGGGAATGAAACCGTTCAGGGTGTGACGACGGCGAAGCTGGTCTTGACCCCGAAAGAGGCGAAGGTCAAGAACATGTTCAACAGCATCATCCTGTGGATCGATCCGGCGCGGGGGATTTCGATTCAGCAGCAGTTCATGCAGCCGTCGGGGGATTATCGGCTGGCGAAGTACACAGATATTAAGGTGAACCAGAAGCTGCCGGATGATGCGTTCAAGATCAACACGACGCGGAAGACGAAAGTAGTTACACCGAACGGGTAG